In Pseudoroseomonas cervicalis, the DNA window GCCTGGAAATCGACATGCGCGGTGATGTCCGCCGCCCCCGGCGCGCCCAGCGGATCGGCCGCGCCATGCGCGCTGAGCGCCTGCAGCGAATCGCCGAAGCCGCTGCGGGCGGGTCCGTAATCGACGAACAGCGCCGCGCCGCCCTGCGCCGCCAGCCGGGCGCCGAGATGCGCGGCGAGGACGCGGGCCGGCTCGCACACCTCCTGGATGGCACCCTCCGGCGCGCCGCCGGGCAAAGGCGGGGCATCGTCGGAAACAGGCACCGGAACAAAAGCGCCGGCCTCGACATGCCGCTCCAGCCAGGCGCCGCCCCGGCGCTCGAACTGGCGGATCGGCAGCGCGTCCAGGAACTCATTCGCCAGCACCAGCGCCGGGCCGGGGGGGAGGTCCTCCACCCGGTCATGCCAGACCGGCTCGGCCCCGGCCAGAAGCTCGGCCTGCCGGGCGCGCAGCGCCGGGCTCTGCTCCACCAGATGCAGCCGCAGCGCGGCGCGGAAATCGGGGACCACCTGCGCGATCGCCCGCAGCGCATCCGCCATCAGCGTGCCGCGCCCGGGGCCGAGCTCCACCAGCAGGACCGGGGCAGGCTTGCCCATCACCTGCCAGGCGATCGCGGCCCAGAGCCCCA includes these proteins:
- a CDS encoding class I SAM-dependent methyltransferase, which produces MPERLDHFMARAAAAYYAGRDPFGARGDFITAPEISQAFGECLGLWAAIAWQVMGKPAPVLLVELGPGRGTLMADALRAIAQVVPDFRAALRLHLVEQSPALRARQAELLAGAEPVWHDRVEDLPPGPALVLANEFLDALPIRQFERRGGAWLERHVEAGAFVPVPVSDDAPPLPGGAPEGAIQEVCEPARVLAAHLGARLAAQGGAALFVDYGPARSGFGDSLQALSAHGAADPLGAPGAADITAHVDFQAVAEAGIAAGATAQGPVPQGIFLQSLGLVTRAAMLARARPSGAGMQLSAAQRLIAPEGMGRLFKALALCHPALPTLPGFETA